A single window of Rhipicephalus microplus isolate Deutch F79 chromosome 5, USDA_Rmic, whole genome shotgun sequence DNA harbors:
- the LOC119174121 gene encoding uncharacterized protein LOC119174121 encodes MAEKCSTTQTVQRMLKTGLQVRDITHKIHVDRELGLVAVSVRSMGCLRRQSTAHARRECTPAENATELVNVEKAATAEEEDNAEEPLGETSESRDNMCVPKATLKRSRDATEKPLKGLPIYSERGTTCTFTTRDAAEPQTRAQELK; translated from the coding sequence ATGGCTGAGAAGTGCTCGACCACCCAGACAGTCCAGCGAATGTTGAAGACCGGTCTTCAGGTCAGAGACATCACACACAAAATCCACGTGGACAGGGAGCTGGGCTTGGTAGCGGTGTCTGTTCGGTCGATGGGGTGCTTGCGCCGCCAAAGCACAGCTCACGCCCGCCGAGAATGCACGCCCGCCGAGAATGCAACTGAGCTTGTAAATGTCGAGAAGGCAGCGACAGCCGAGGAGGAAGACAATGCAGAAGAGCCTCTGGGCGAGACATCAGAAAGCAGGGACAATATGTGTGTCCCCAAGGCCACGCTTAAGCGTTCACGCGACGCGACCGAGAAGCCTCTCAAGGGTTTGCCTATCTACAGCGAGCGAGGAACCACCTGCACATTCACCACAAGAGATGCGGCTGAACCTCAAACCCGAGCCCAAGAACTCAAGTGA